From one Halosimplex rubrum genomic stretch:
- a CDS encoding FxsA family protein, translating into MLRYVGLLLLVPLLDSLFLVFVATQIGAPLTILLVVLTALLGLLLVRAESRHTIRKIQRKLAAGELPTNELLDGAFLLVAGALTLTPGLVTDAIGILLLVPFTRAPVRWFVREKILVPYMDNKSGGFATGNVYIGGFPFGGDGGPNVGGQGPDGRGQGPGPAGPSDGDAYDLDEDAYDIDFEDGDRDDRRGFD; encoded by the coding sequence ATGCTCCGGTATGTGGGGTTGCTGTTGCTGGTGCCGCTGCTGGACTCGCTGTTCCTCGTCTTCGTCGCGACCCAGATCGGCGCCCCGCTGACGATCCTGCTCGTCGTCCTGACCGCCCTCCTGGGACTGTTGCTCGTCCGCGCCGAGAGTCGCCACACCATCCGCAAGATACAGCGGAAGCTCGCCGCGGGCGAACTCCCGACGAACGAACTGCTCGACGGCGCCTTCCTGCTCGTCGCCGGCGCGCTGACGCTCACGCCCGGCCTGGTGACGGACGCCATCGGCATCCTGCTGCTCGTCCCGTTCACCCGGGCGCCCGTCCGCTGGTTCGTCCGCGAGAAGATACTCGTCCCCTACATGGACAACAAGAGCGGCGGGTTCGCCACCGGCAACGTCTACATCGGCGGCTTCCCGTTCGGCGGCGACGGCGGTCCCAACGTCGGCGGCCAGGGACCCGACGGCAGGGGTCAAGGCCCCGGCCCCGCGGGGCCCTCCGACGGCGACGCCTACGACCTCGACGAGGACGCCTACGACATCGACTTCGAGGACGGCGACCGCGACGACCGCCGCGGGTTCGACTGA
- the corA gene encoding magnesium/cobalt transporter CorA — MTTALVYRADEVTEYDDLAAARAARGTTWVHAAGVDRAEMERVADAFGIHSLSVEDVFNGVRPKTEEYDDYTLVVVKRATLRGGETTFDEEISDVPVGVFVGSDWLVTLTPGPADPIDRVRQAVHSGDERLLHRGADFTAYRIIDVIVDEYFALLDEIEDDIETVEDAVTTATDIETLEAINSVRRELLSFRKLAWPTREAVGVLARGDPAQVDEETEKYFRDVYDHLVQLVDLTETYRDLASGARDIYLNTLSQSTNEVMKVLTVVATIFIPLTFVVGVYGMNFGSSPYNMPELAWPYAYPAVMVGMLLVALVMLSYFRGQDYI; from the coding sequence GTGACGACCGCGCTCGTCTACCGCGCCGACGAGGTCACCGAGTACGACGACCTCGCGGCGGCCCGCGCCGCACGGGGGACGACCTGGGTCCACGCCGCGGGCGTCGATCGCGCCGAGATGGAGCGGGTCGCCGACGCCTTCGGCATCCACTCGCTGTCGGTCGAAGACGTGTTCAACGGCGTCCGACCCAAGACCGAAGAGTACGACGACTACACCCTCGTCGTCGTCAAGCGCGCCACGCTCCGCGGCGGCGAGACCACCTTCGACGAGGAGATCAGCGACGTACCCGTCGGCGTCTTCGTCGGGAGCGACTGGCTGGTCACGCTCACGCCCGGTCCGGCCGATCCGATCGACCGGGTCCGCCAGGCCGTCCACTCGGGCGACGAGCGCCTGCTCCACCGCGGGGCCGACTTCACCGCCTACCGGATCATCGACGTGATCGTCGACGAGTACTTCGCCCTGCTCGACGAGATCGAGGACGACATCGAGACCGTCGAGGACGCCGTGACGACCGCCACCGACATCGAGACGCTCGAAGCCATCAACAGCGTCCGCCGCGAGCTGCTCTCCTTCCGAAAGCTCGCCTGGCCCACCCGCGAGGCCGTCGGCGTCCTCGCCCGCGGCGACCCCGCCCAGGTCGACGAGGAGACGGAGAAGTACTTCCGCGACGTGTACGACCACCTCGTCCAGCTCGTCGACCTCACCGAGACCTACCGCGATCTGGCCTCCGGCGCGCGCGATATCTACCTCAACACCCTCTCCCAATCCACCAACGAGGTGATGAAAGTCCTCACCGTCGTCGCGACCATCTTCATCCCGCTCACCTTCGTCGTCGGCGTCTACGGCATGAACTTCGGGTCGAGCCCCTACAACATGCCCGAACTCGCCTGGCCCTACGCCTACCCCGCCGTCATGGTCGGGATGCTCCTCGTCGCGCTCGTCATGCTCAGCTACTTCCGCGGCCAAGACTACATCTGA
- a CDS encoding DUF6517 family protein, with product MRRSRDAGIGIALVLLLATAGCIGFLTGSEPLGFAANATAVDDATLEETDYRLAHSASPNSTQNITVAGQTRQVVVSSELRRYNRTVTLAEGIEGDFARTTVFTSPAATVGGTSVNPIGSLSDERLVRRFVGTSSGLSNVEFRSNRSVEFLGDSRTVSEYAATRSMGGVQTNATVHLATVEHDGDFVTVVAVHPEAVDERSRVDALLAGLRHPPA from the coding sequence ATGAGACGGTCACGCGACGCGGGTATCGGAATCGCGCTCGTCCTCTTGCTGGCGACCGCCGGCTGCATCGGCTTTCTCACCGGGAGCGAACCGCTCGGGTTCGCCGCGAACGCGACGGCGGTCGACGACGCGACGCTGGAGGAGACCGACTATCGGCTCGCCCACAGCGCCTCGCCCAACAGCACGCAGAACATCACGGTGGCGGGCCAGACTCGCCAGGTGGTCGTCTCCAGCGAGCTCCGGCGGTACAACCGCACCGTCACGCTGGCCGAGGGCATCGAGGGCGACTTCGCGCGGACGACCGTCTTCACCTCGCCCGCGGCGACGGTCGGTGGCACCTCGGTCAACCCCATCGGGTCGCTCTCCGACGAGCGGCTCGTCCGCCGGTTCGTCGGCACCTCCTCGGGCCTCTCGAACGTCGAGTTCCGGTCGAACCGCTCGGTCGAGTTCCTCGGTGACTCCCGGACGGTCTCGGAGTACGCCGCCACCCGGTCGATGGGCGGCGTGCAGACCAACGCGACGGTCCACCTCGCGACCGTCGAACACGACGGCGACTTCGTGACCGTCGTCGCCGTCCACCCCGAGGCGGTCGACGAGCGCTCGCGAGTCGACGCGCTGCTGGCCGGCCTCCGCCATCCGCCGGCCTGA
- the cysS gene encoding cysteine--tRNA ligase: MTLQVTNTLTGEREDFEPVDDDEVSLYLCGLTTSDPAHVGHARTWTHTDVVHRWLAYLGYDVRHVENFTDVNEKIVARVGEVGDDEESVARHYTEEFVGVMRALNLKRADVYPRVSEHVDEIIAMVETLVEAGYAYESEGSVYFDVTADDDYGKLSNQDLDESEVQGDEDELAEKRHPADFALWKAGGVDPEDIAEHRHDDAAPAEEAAQRAQTWESPWGEGRPGWHIECSAMSTTHLGDTFDIHVAGSDLVFPHNENEIAQAECATGREFSRYWLHTGMVQVEDEKMSSSLRNFTTARGAIEEFGVDVLRTFFVSTVYSADPTFSEETLAEAEERWERLERGYERAVEAADSVDAYSDAPDSDLDAAVDAARVDFEAAMNDDLNTREAMAALLELASAVNAHVDERERYDFPALKRAIDAFEELGGDVFGLSFGTADGGEVRVAEELAELVLDLREREREAGNYERADELRDRLDEIGVEVEDGDDGPTYRFE; this comes from the coding sequence ATGACGCTTCAGGTGACGAACACGCTCACGGGCGAGCGGGAGGACTTCGAGCCGGTCGACGACGACGAGGTCTCCCTCTACCTCTGTGGCCTGACGACTTCGGACCCGGCCCACGTCGGCCACGCTCGCACGTGGACCCACACCGACGTGGTCCACCGGTGGCTGGCGTACCTCGGCTACGACGTGCGCCACGTCGAGAACTTCACCGACGTGAACGAGAAGATCGTCGCCCGCGTCGGCGAGGTCGGCGACGACGAGGAAAGCGTCGCCCGCCACTACACCGAGGAGTTCGTCGGCGTCATGCGGGCGCTGAATCTGAAGCGCGCGGACGTCTACCCGCGGGTCTCCGAGCACGTCGACGAGATAATCGCGATGGTCGAGACGCTCGTCGAGGCGGGCTACGCCTACGAGTCCGAGGGGTCGGTGTACTTCGACGTGACCGCCGACGACGACTACGGCAAGCTCTCGAACCAGGACCTCGACGAGTCGGAGGTCCAGGGCGACGAGGACGAACTCGCCGAGAAGCGCCACCCCGCCGACTTCGCGCTGTGGAAGGCCGGCGGCGTCGACCCCGAGGACATCGCCGAACACCGCCACGACGACGCGGCCCCCGCCGAAGAGGCCGCCCAGCGCGCCCAGACCTGGGAGTCGCCGTGGGGCGAAGGTCGGCCCGGCTGGCACATCGAGTGCTCGGCGATGTCGACGACGCATCTCGGCGACACCTTCGACATCCACGTCGCGGGCTCGGATCTCGTCTTCCCGCACAACGAAAACGAGATCGCACAGGCCGAGTGCGCGACGGGTCGGGAGTTCTCGCGCTACTGGCTCCACACGGGGATGGTTCAGGTCGAAGACGAGAAGATGTCTTCGAGCCTGCGGAACTTCACGACCGCCCGGGGCGCCATCGAGGAGTTCGGCGTCGACGTGCTCCGCACGTTCTTCGTCTCGACGGTCTACTCGGCGGACCCGACCTTCTCGGAGGAGACGCTGGCCGAGGCCGAGGAGCGCTGGGAGCGACTCGAACGCGGCTACGAGCGGGCGGTCGAGGCGGCCGACAGCGTCGACGCCTACTCGGACGCGCCGGACTCGGACCTCGACGCGGCCGTCGACGCCGCCCGCGTCGACTTCGAGGCGGCGATGAACGACGACCTCAACACCCGCGAGGCGATGGCGGCGCTGCTCGAACTCGCGTCGGCGGTCAACGCTCACGTCGACGAGCGCGAGCGCTACGACTTCCCCGCGCTCAAGCGCGCTATCGACGCCTTCGAGGAACTCGGCGGCGACGTGTTCGGCCTCTCGTTCGGGACGGCCGACGGCGGCGAGGTGCGGGTCGCGGAGGAGCTGGCCGAACTCGTCCTCGACCTGCGCGAGCGCGAGCGCGAGGCCGGCAACTACGAACGGGCGGACGAACTGCGCGACCGCCTCGACGAGATCGGCGTCGAGGTCGAGGACGGCGACGACGGCCCGACCTACCGCTTCGAGTAG
- a CDS encoding DUF502 domain-containing protein has product MLLTEVVVILPLVATVYILKAALGFIAGALRPFIKFLQSAGLIEGVKQVGFVDLLITVGIYSNVVDFLTTIIAVMILTAIVVSVGLLARFRYGERVIDYFDYFVGNIPGAGSIYQSFRQMGEVVLESGVENFQSVKLVEFPFDDVYVIGFETSRSAPAVMSSAGNGDMVTLFLPLAPNPVMGGFLTHIPRGQVNDVDMTVEEAVQIIITSGIATEDVESGEFRELDPGERSELGDATVAGTRIPPPAARGPRAVTRPSATRSVPPSGDTGVTGRFCRCGRNRGA; this is encoded by the coding sequence GTGCTGCTGACCGAAGTCGTCGTCATCCTCCCGCTCGTTGCGACGGTCTACATCCTCAAGGCCGCGCTGGGCTTCATCGCCGGCGCGCTCCGGCCGTTCATCAAGTTCCTCCAGTCGGCCGGTCTCATCGAGGGCGTCAAACAGGTCGGGTTCGTCGACCTGCTGATCACCGTCGGGATCTACAGCAACGTCGTCGACTTCCTCACGACCATCATCGCGGTCATGATCCTCACGGCTATCGTCGTCAGCGTCGGACTGCTCGCCCGTTTCCGCTACGGCGAGCGGGTGATCGACTACTTCGACTACTTCGTCGGCAACATCCCCGGCGCCGGCTCGATCTATCAGAGCTTCCGGCAGATGGGCGAAGTGGTGCTGGAGAGCGGCGTCGAGAACTTCCAGTCGGTGAAACTCGTCGAGTTCCCCTTCGACGACGTGTACGTCATCGGCTTCGAGACCAGCCGCTCGGCGCCCGCGGTGATGTCCTCCGCCGGCAACGGGGACATGGTCACGCTCTTTCTCCCGCTGGCTCCCAACCCCGTGATGGGCGGCTTCCTCACCCACATCCCGCGCGGCCAGGTCAACGACGTGGACATGACCGTCGAGGAGGCGGTCCAGATCATCATCACCAGCGGTATCGCGACCGAAGACGTCGAGAGCGGGGAGTTTCGCGAACTGGACCCGGGCGAACGCTCGGAGCTGGGCGACGCGACCGTCGCCGGGACGAGAATCCCTCCTCCGGCCGCTCGTGGGCCGCGCGCCGTGACCCGACCGTCCGCGACGCGATCGGTGCCGCCGTCCGGTGACACGGGTGTCACCGGTCGCTTTTGCCGCTGCGGCCGCAACCGGGGAGCATGA
- a CDS encoding DsbA family oxidoreductase: protein MNDAEPDAGTDAETARPIGIYSDYVCPFCYLGRAALSQYQAERDEPLEIDWYPFDLRADKRRPDGSIDHAVDDGKDADYFEQARENVERLQEEYGVEMSLALSREVDSLPAQVASYYVKESYPYERWLAFDEAILDALWKDERDIGDADVLADLAGDVDLDSEEIRDVLDDEEWRDAVTERFDAARREGVTGVPTFTYGEYAARGAVPPEHLRRLVEGR, encoded by the coding sequence ATGAACGACGCCGAGCCCGACGCTGGCACCGACGCCGAGACCGCCCGGCCGATCGGGATCTACTCCGACTACGTCTGCCCGTTCTGCTACCTCGGCCGGGCCGCCCTGTCGCAGTACCAGGCCGAGCGCGACGAACCCCTGGAGATCGACTGGTACCCCTTCGACCTGCGGGCGGACAAGCGCCGGCCCGACGGCTCTATCGACCACGCCGTCGACGACGGCAAGGACGCGGACTACTTCGAGCAGGCGAGGGAGAACGTCGAACGCCTCCAGGAGGAGTACGGCGTCGAGATGAGCCTCGCCCTCTCCCGGGAGGTCGACTCGCTGCCCGCGCAGGTCGCCTCCTACTACGTCAAGGAGTCGTACCCCTACGAGCGGTGGCTCGCCTTCGACGAAGCGATCCTCGACGCGCTCTGGAAAGACGAGCGGGACATCGGCGACGCGGACGTGCTCGCGGACCTCGCCGGCGATGTCGACCTCGATTCCGAGGAGATCCGCGACGTGCTCGACGACGAGGAGTGGCGCGACGCGGTCACCGAGCGGTTCGACGCGGCCCGCCGCGAGGGCGTGACTGGCGTCCCGACGTTCACCTACGGCGAGTACGCCGCCCGCGGCGCCGTCCCACCGGAGCACCTCCGGCGGCTGGTCGAGGGGCGCTGA
- a CDS encoding ferredoxin--NADP reductase, producing the protein MPVREHASRHDRIAELPLVTESATVVEREAMDRDRTEEVRRAVDHWFEREGLADRYESVTDYDDWGTLVEELRADGYSGFARRCATLLERFERPHPMLVRVALEPDDTFEYLAGQYVGLRYCGESRAYSLASSPTRDRVEICVRRVPGGDLSPRLCRDLAVGDEVTMRGPRGELVLDEPSDRDLVFMATGTGVAPLKGMIDYVFDTGADEVDGERRDVWLFLGSAWEDDLPYREAFRAYGRERENFHFVPCLSRESYLSEWAGETDYVQHAFVKHVDESAVSAPLGRELERWLDEAPASGVEARIDPGSAEVYACGINVMVNSLVDAAESVGVPGRYIEAEGFG; encoded by the coding sequence ATGCCCGTCAGGGAGCACGCGTCGAGACACGACCGGATCGCCGAGCTGCCGCTGGTGACCGAGTCGGCGACGGTCGTCGAGCGGGAGGCGATGGACCGCGACCGGACGGAGGAGGTCCGTAGGGCCGTCGACCACTGGTTCGAGCGGGAGGGGCTGGCCGACCGCTACGAGAGCGTCACCGACTACGACGACTGGGGAACGCTCGTCGAGGAGCTGCGCGCCGACGGCTACTCGGGGTTCGCGCGCCGCTGTGCGACGCTGCTGGAGCGATTCGAGCGACCCCACCCGATGCTCGTTCGGGTCGCGCTCGAACCCGACGACACCTTCGAATATCTGGCCGGCCAGTACGTCGGCCTGCGCTACTGCGGGGAGTCCCGAGCCTACTCGCTGGCGAGTTCGCCCACCCGCGACAGGGTCGAGATCTGCGTCCGACGCGTCCCGGGCGGGGATCTGTCGCCGCGGCTCTGTCGCGACCTCGCGGTCGGCGACGAGGTGACGATGCGGGGGCCGCGGGGCGAACTCGTCCTCGACGAGCCCTCCGATCGGGATCTCGTCTTCATGGCGACCGGGACCGGCGTCGCGCCGCTGAAGGGCATGATCGACTACGTCTTCGACACCGGCGCCGACGAGGTCGACGGCGAGCGCCGGGACGTGTGGCTGTTCCTCGGCTCCGCCTGGGAGGACGACCTGCCCTACCGCGAGGCGTTTCGCGCGTACGGCCGCGAGCGCGAGAACTTCCACTTCGTCCCCTGTCTCAGCCGCGAGTCCTATCTCAGCGAGTGGGCGGGCGAGACCGACTACGTCCAGCACGCCTTCGTCAAACACGTCGACGAATCTGCCGTGAGCGCACCGCTCGGCCGGGAACTGGAGCGGTGGCTCGACGAGGCGCCCGCCTCCGGGGTCGAGGCGCGTATCGACCCCGGGAGCGCCGAGGTGTACGCCTGCGGGATCAACGTGATGGTCAACAGCCTCGTCGACGCCGCCGAGTCCGTCGGCGTGCCCGGTCGGTACATCGAGGCCGAGGGGTTCGGGTGA
- a CDS encoding winged helix-turn-helix domain-containing protein, translating to MAAGQDPEESGVISLLDDEYAREILVESSREALSASALAERCDASEPTVYRRIEQLREYDLVVEQQQLDPDGHHYKTYRTRVERVTVEIEDGEYTIDVSRREVDAADRFTRLFEGLTEP from the coding sequence ATGGCAGCCGGTCAGGATCCCGAGGAATCGGGGGTGATCTCGTTGCTCGACGACGAGTACGCCCGCGAGATCCTGGTCGAGTCGAGCCGCGAGGCGCTGTCGGCCTCGGCGCTGGCCGAGCGCTGCGACGCCTCGGAGCCGACGGTCTACCGGCGCATCGAACAGCTCCGCGAGTACGACCTCGTCGTCGAACAGCAGCAGCTGGACCCCGACGGCCACCACTACAAGACGTATCGGACACGCGTCGAGCGCGTCACCGTCGAGATCGAGGACGGCGAGTACACGATCGACGTGTCCCGGCGCGAGGTGGACGCGGCCGACCGGTTCACGCGGCTGTTCGAGGGACTCACAGAACCATGA
- a CDS encoding DUF7521 family protein yields the protein MIPATSPPALVPAPDLALQVSATGGSAVLAALALLSLAVAAGLSLLIAYEALKGYRGTRDRAMLFLAVGIVLLTGGPIALRIALPTLTDTPESVRLLSTTVSELLGLGCILYAIYGRP from the coding sequence ATGATACCCGCGACCTCCCCTCCCGCACTCGTTCCCGCCCCGGACCTCGCTCTGCAGGTCTCGGCGACCGGCGGGTCCGCGGTGCTCGCGGCGCTGGCCCTGCTGAGCCTGGCGGTCGCCGCCGGCCTGTCGCTGCTGATCGCCTACGAGGCGCTGAAGGGCTACCGCGGCACCCGCGACCGGGCGATGCTGTTCCTGGCGGTCGGGATCGTCCTCCTGACCGGCGGGCCCATCGCCCTGCGCATCGCCCTCCCGACGCTCACCGACACGCCCGAGTCCGTCCGGCTGCTCTCGACGACCGTCAGCGAACTGCTCGGCCTCGGCTGCATCCTCTACGCCATCTACGGACGACCATGA
- a CDS encoding DUF7521 family protein, which translates to MSDPFAGVAQPALAPLQGAVSVTPATFTGALTAAVGLFVAYQAYRGYRRNDSRPMLFLGIGIFLVTVAPFVVTTLLVSVLLASDAAGILAWATLEIVGLGSILYALTGA; encoded by the coding sequence ATGAGCGATCCGTTCGCTGGGGTCGCGCAGCCGGCGCTCGCACCCCTCCAGGGCGCGGTGAGCGTCACGCCGGCGACGTTCACCGGGGCGCTGACCGCCGCGGTCGGCCTGTTCGTCGCCTACCAGGCCTACCGCGGCTACCGGCGCAACGACAGCCGCCCGATGCTGTTCCTCGGGATCGGCATCTTCCTCGTAACCGTCGCCCCGTTCGTCGTCACGACGCTGCTGGTCTCCGTGTTGCTCGCCAGCGACGCCGCCGGCATCCTCGCGTGGGCGACCCTCGAGATCGTCGGTCTCGGGTCGATCCTCTACGCGCTCACGGGCGCGTGA
- a CDS encoding sensor domain-containing protein gives MSRLVSDLRFSAGPRALLRRFLGVPLRPQTYANLLYLSALFPLGITYVILLPLGFGLGIGLSVILVGLPLFVATLLGVRELTALERYAADRLLVADAPAGDAEVPPLTEPVAHLKHALTTLSTWKGVAFLLSKVFVGTAAFTLLVVLGTLSLSLLLVPLYYRSVNVGVRPVSGEMNVAPSVEFALQTWEIGLTIPFRLTTWYVTTLPEALAVSAFGLVATLVSLHVCNFAARAAGWYASLLVGGTDRSAIRRTLDA, from the coding sequence ATGAGCCGACTGGTCTCCGACCTCCGGTTCTCGGCCGGACCGCGCGCCCTCCTCCGGCGGTTCCTCGGCGTCCCCCTCCGCCCCCAGACGTACGCGAACCTGCTGTACCTCTCGGCGCTGTTCCCGTTGGGGATCACGTACGTGATACTGCTCCCGCTCGGTTTCGGACTCGGGATCGGGCTGTCGGTGATACTCGTCGGCCTCCCCCTGTTCGTCGCGACGCTGCTGGGCGTCCGGGAGCTGACCGCGCTCGAACGATACGCGGCCGACCGACTGCTCGTCGCCGACGCGCCCGCCGGCGACGCCGAGGTGCCGCCGCTAACCGAACCGGTCGCCCACCTGAAACACGCGCTCACGACCCTCTCGACGTGGAAGGGCGTCGCCTTCCTCCTGAGCAAGGTCTTCGTCGGGACCGCCGCGTTCACGCTGCTGGTCGTCCTCGGAACGCTCTCGCTGTCCCTGCTGCTCGTGCCGCTGTACTACCGGTCGGTCAACGTCGGCGTCCGCCCGGTCTCCGGGGAGATGAACGTCGCGCCCTCGGTCGAGTTCGCGCTCCAGACCTGGGAGATCGGGCTCACGATCCCCTTCCGGCTGACGACGTGGTACGTCACGACGCTGCCGGAGGCGCTGGCCGTCTCGGCGTTCGGGCTGGTCGCGACGCTGGTCTCGCTGCACGTCTGCAACTTCGCCGCGCGGGCCGCCGGCTGGTACGCGTCGCTGCTGGTCGGGGGGACCGACCGGTCGGCGATCCGTCGGACCCTCGACGCGTAG